The following proteins come from a genomic window of Anabrus simplex isolate iqAnaSimp1 chromosome 7, ASM4041472v1, whole genome shotgun sequence:
- the Rpn3 gene encoding probable 26S proteasome non-ATPase regulatory subunit 3 — translation MVALAEQSVDVEMKNADSPSGDGDTGDAKKDADLLSIQDIREHARQIEKAVQSKEPRFILRVLRSLPNTRRKLNANVLRGVISWFCSHSAPEKESLLVFVDEPMETDGSSSHRVRTGKSSTAPLLPEVAAYIHLLLLLKLIDSHKYNEAVQCSDLLMQKVTVHNRRTLDLIAAKCYFYHSRCYELTNQLEKIRGFLHSRLRTATLRNDFEGQAVLINCLLRNYLHYSLYDQADKLVSKSVFPETASNNEWARFFYYLGRIKAARLEYSAAHKHLVQAMRKAPQNAAVGFRQTVQKLAVTVELLLGDIPERQVFRQAALRRSLAPYFQLTQAVRMGNLQRFGEVLENFGPQFRSDHTFTLILRLRHNVIKTAIRSVGLSYSRIAPADIARKLGLDSPEDAEFIVAKAIRDGVIEATLDPERGYMRSKETTDIYCTREPQLAFHQRISFCLDLHNQSVKAMRYPPKSYGKDLESAEERREREQQDMELAKEMAEDDDDGFP, via the coding sequence atggttgCTTTAGCAGAGCAGAGTGTGGATGTGGAAATGAAAAATGCTGACAGTCCTTCAGGAGACGGAGATACTGGAGATGCCAAGAAAGATGCAGACCTTCTCAGCATCCAGGATATCCGGGAACATGCAAGGCAAATTGAAAAGGCTGTTCAAAGCAAAGAGCCCAGATTCATTCTAAGAGTGTTACGTTCGCTGCCAAATACACGGAGGAAACTAAATGCGAATGTCTTGAGGGGTGTTATTTCATGGTTTTGCTCTCACTCGGCACCAGAGAAGGAGTCGTTGCTGGTATTTGTTGATGAACCCATGGAGACAGATGGTTCCAGTTCCCATCGTGTTCGTACCGGTAAGAGTTCAACTGCTCCTCTCCTGCCAGAAGTGGCTGCATACATCCACTTATTACTACTTCTGAAATTAATTGATAGCCACAAATACAATGAAGCTGTTCAGTGTTCTGACCTACTCATGCAGAAAGTGACTGTTCATAATCGCCGCACATTAGATCTTATAGCAGCTAAATGTTATTTCTATCATTCTCGTTGTTATGAGCTCACAAATCAACTGGAGAAAATAAGAGGCTTTCTCCACTCTAGGTTGCGCACAGCTACATTGCGTAATGACTTTGAAGGACAAGCTGTGCTAATTAATTGTCTGCTCAGAAATTACCTACATTATAGTCTGTATGACCAAGCAGATAAGTTAGTGTCTAAGTCAGTGTTTCCTGAAACAGCAAGTAACAATGAATGGGCCAGATTCTTCTATTACCTTGGCCGTATCAAAGCAGCTCGGTTAGAGTATTCAGCAGCACATAAACACCTAGTACAAGCTATGCGCAAAGCTCCTCAAAATGCAGCTGTGGGTTTTAGACAAACTGTTCAGAAGTTGGCAGTTACTGTTGAACTTCTGTTGGGTGATATACCAGAACGACAAGTTTTCAGACAAGCTGCGCTTCGGAGGTCCTTGGCTCCCTACTTCCAGCTTACACAGGCAGTCCGTATGGGTAATCTGCAACGATTTGGAGAAGTGCTTGAAAACTTTGGCCCACAATTTCGATCTGATCACACTTTCACCCTCATTTTACGTTTGCGACATAATGTCATCAAGACTGCAATTCGTTCTGTTGGCTTGTCATACTCTCGCATTGCACCGGCTGACATTGCTCGGAAGTTAGGACTTGATTCTCCTGAAGATGCTGAATTTATTGTTGCCAAGGCAATTCGTGATGGTGTTATTGAAGCTACTCTTGATCCTGAACGAGGATACATGCGAAGTAAAGAGACCACAGATATCTATTGCACTCGTGAACCACAATTGGCATTTCATCAGCGTATTTCATTTTGCCTGGACCTTCATAATCAAAGTGTGAAAGCCATGCGCTATCCTCCCAAGTCATATGGTAAAGACCTGGAATCAGCCGAAGAACGCAGAGAGCGGGAGCAGCAAGATATGGAACTTGCTAAGGAAATGGCTGAAGATGACGATGATGGCTTTCCATAA